A single Fusobacterium hominis DNA region contains:
- the dapF gene encoding diaminopimelate epimerase, with protein sequence MKFTKLQGAGNDFIVVNGLVEKSENWNEVAKKVCDRHFGIGADGFIFCSESDIADIKMNFYNSDGSRAEMCGNGIRCFSRYVYDNNIVKKKNIAVETDAGIKYVSVQCDNKGKVELLGVEMGQVDFATSLIPCNIDKDNVINEDIEVEGNKIKFSSVLMGVPHTIIFVEDYKNIDIDKIGSKLEKHSLFPKKTNVNFVKKIDERTLQIKTWERGAGRTLGCGTGSSAAAAVAKKIGLIKENEISLLNDGGELIITLLENNNIKLSGKAKVICSGEYVGEI encoded by the coding sequence ATGAAATTTACTAAGTTGCAGGGAGCTGGAAATGATTTTATAGTTGTAAATGGACTAGTAGAAAAAAGTGAAAATTGGAATGAAGTTGCGAAAAAAGTTTGTGATAGACACTTTGGAATAGGGGCAGATGGATTTATTTTTTGCTCTGAAAGTGATATAGCAGATATAAAAATGAATTTTTATAATTCAGATGGTTCAAGAGCAGAAATGTGTGGAAATGGAATTAGATGTTTTTCTAGATATGTGTATGATAATAATATTGTAAAGAAAAAAAATATTGCTGTAGAAACTGATGCAGGAATAAAATATGTATCAGTACAATGTGATAATAAAGGAAAAGTAGAATTATTAGGTGTAGAGATGGGACAAGTTGATTTTGCTACGTCTTTAATACCATGTAATATAGATAAAGATAATGTAATAAATGAAGATATAGAAGTTGAAGGGAATAAAATAAAATTTTCAAGTGTTCTTATGGGAGTTCCTCATACAATAATATTTGTTGAAGATTATAAAAATATAGATATTGATAAAATTGGATCAAAATTAGAAAAACACTCGTTATTTCCTAAAAAAACTAATGTAAACTTTGTGAAAAAGATTGATGAGAGAACTCTTCAAATTAAAACTTGGGAAAGAGGAGCAGGAAGAACATTAGGTTGTGGAACTGGAAGTAGTGCAGCTGCAGCAGTTGCTAAAAAAATAGGTCTAATAAAAGAAAATGAAATTTCTCTATTAAATGATGGTGGAGAATTAATTATAACATTATTAGAAAATAATAACATAAAGCTATCAGGAAAAGCTAAAGTAATATGTAGTGGAGAGTATGTAGGAGAAATTTAA
- the ctlX gene encoding citrulline utilization hydrolase CtlX: MNKQITNSILMVRPIKFNFNEETAVNNHYQHKNDIKVEEIQNKALKEFDDFVNLLKQKGINVHVIEDTPLPPTPDSIFPNNWFSTHEDKKLVIYPMFAKNRRMEIVKFKNKLIDIVGEKNIEIIDYSEKVKDMIFLEGTGSIVLDRTNKKAYCSLSPRSDKNLFLKFCNDLGYKPVTFTSYQDGNEIYHTNVMMGIGESKAIICLDCIEDINERKKVIDELKENNKEIIEISLEQVKYFLGNVLEVEGKDSKRYIVISKTAYNSMTKEQIKKIEKDTEIICADVSTIEYYGGGSVRCMLGEIFIK, translated from the coding sequence ATGAATAAACAAATAACTAATAGTATTTTAATGGTAAGACCGATAAAATTTAATTTTAATGAAGAAACCGCTGTGAATAATCATTACCAACATAAGAATGATATCAAAGTAGAAGAAATTCAAAATAAAGCTTTAAAAGAATTTGATGATTTTGTAAATTTATTAAAACAAAAAGGAATAAATGTACACGTAATAGAAGATACACCATTACCACCAACACCGGATAGTATTTTTCCAAATAATTGGTTTAGTACACATGAAGATAAAAAATTAGTTATCTATCCTATGTTTGCAAAGAATAGAAGAATGGAAATAGTAAAATTTAAGAATAAATTAATTGATATTGTTGGAGAAAAAAATATTGAAATCATTGATTATAGTGAAAAAGTAAAAGATATGATATTTTTAGAAGGAACAGGAAGTATTGTTTTAGATAGAACCAATAAAAAAGCCTATTGTTCTTTGTCACCAAGATCAGATAAGAATCTATTTTTAAAATTTTGTAATGATTTGGGTTATAAACCAGTAACATTTACTTCATATCAAGATGGTAATGAGATATATCATACTAATGTGATGATGGGCATAGGAGAAAGTAAGGCTATAATATGCTTAGATTGCATTGAAGATATTAATGAAAGAAAAAAAGTTATAGATGAATTAAAAGAAAATAATAAAGAAATAATTGAGATTTCTTTAGAACAGGTAAAATATTTTTTAGGAAATGTATTAGAAGTTGAAGGTAAAGATAGTAAAAGATATATTGTAATTTCTAAAACAGCATATAATTCAATGACTAAGGAACAAATAAAAAAAATAGAAAAAGATACAGAAATTATTTGTGCTGATGTTAGTACTATAGAGTATTATGGTGGTGGATCAGTTAGATGTATGTTAGGTGAAATATTTATTAAATAA
- a CDS encoding serine hydrolase: MLKNDILKILEKYQGTYGVLVKSNSEIVKINVDEIFPSASLIKLFILLAINNSNLDNKIKIDKKDIVAGEGALGKLSGNLTLSVRDLATLMIILSDNMATNILIDYLSMDYINNIIRENGFKSTILQRKMLDFKAAKEGRENYTSPRDVYQVLKLLYKNSLFLNMLKNQHLNNKISLYLSENEDFIFAHKTGELKNIEHDAGRLFYKDKFIDIVVMSKNLHSNGDGIKVHNEIGELLIKMLLKNN; the protein is encoded by the coding sequence ATGTTAAAAAATGACATTTTAAAAATATTAGAAAAATATCAAGGAACTTACGGTGTTCTTGTAAAAAGTAATTCTGAAATAGTAAAAATAAATGTAGATGAAATTTTTCCTTCAGCTAGTTTAATAAAATTATTTATACTTCTTGCTATAAATAATAGTAATTTAGATAATAAAATAAAAATTGATAAAAAAGATATTGTAGCTGGAGAAGGTGCATTGGGAAAATTAAGTGGGAATTTAACTTTATCAGTTAGAGATTTAGCTACTTTAATGATAATTCTTAGCGACAATATGGCTACTAATATTTTAATTGATTATTTAAGTATGGATTATATTAATAATATAATTAGAGAAAATGGTTTTAAAAGCACAATATTACAAAGAAAAATGTTGGATTTTAAAGCTGCAAAAGAAGGTAGGGAAAATTATACTAGCCCTAGAGATGTATATCAAGTATTAAAATTATTATATAAAAATTCGTTATTTTTAAATATGTTAAAAAATCAGCATTTAAACAATAAAATTTCATTATATTTAAGTGAAAACGAGGATTTTATTTTTGCACATAAAACAGGTGAGTTAAAGAATATAGAGCATGATGCAGGAAGATTATTCTATAAAGATAAATTTATAGATATAGTTGTAATGAGTAAAAATTTACATTCAAATGGAGATGGAATAAAAGTACATAATGAAATTGGAGAATTGTTAATAAAAATGTTATTAAAAAATAATTAA
- a CDS encoding M20 metallopeptidase family protein — MDKDILECIEKNSNFFIDIRRELHQYPELGFELPKTTEIIEKYLNEFGIEYRNKIGVSGIIADIKGKDQTITIGLRADMDALPIEEKTGTSYCSKNSGNMHACGHDAHTAILLGVAKILSSKKEFLPCNVRLIFQPAEETTGGAAPMIEDKALDGVDCIFGLHVDEDLECGKIGIKYGAVNASSTDVKIEVEGKSCHGAYPSDGVDAIVTMAAIIMGIQTVISRNTDAREAVVINLGKISGGTKENIVPQNVLCTGTMRILSEDVKGKTKSRLKDMVEYTAKAYGGSGKITFKDSYIALINNDEFVDIVKENTISLLGMKNLEVKKLANMGVEDFAYYVDKIPGAFFTLGTRNEKKGIVHPAHNDKFDIDEDALKIGVEMQILNIFAAYKKLKKGQK, encoded by the coding sequence ATGGATAAGGATATTTTAGAATGTATAGAAAAAAATAGCAATTTTTTTATAGATATTAGAAGAGAACTTCATCAATACCCAGAATTAGGATTTGAATTACCCAAAACAACTGAAATAATAGAAAAATATTTAAATGAATTTGGTATAGAATATAGAAATAAAATTGGAGTCTCAGGAATAATAGCAGATATAAAAGGAAAAGATCAAACTATTACCATTGGTTTAAGAGCTGATATGGACGCTTTACCAATAGAAGAAAAAACAGGAACTTCTTATTGTTCAAAAAATAGTGGAAACATGCATGCATGTGGACATGATGCTCATACAGCTATTTTATTAGGTGTTGCAAAAATATTAAGTTCTAAAAAAGAATTTTTACCATGTAATGTAAGGCTTATATTCCAGCCAGCAGAAGAAACAACAGGTGGAGCAGCACCAATGATTGAAGATAAAGCGTTAGATGGTGTAGATTGTATTTTTGGACTTCATGTTGATGAAGATTTAGAGTGTGGCAAAATAGGTATAAAATATGGAGCAGTAAATGCATCTTCTACTGATGTAAAAATAGAAGTAGAAGGAAAAAGTTGTCACGGAGCATATCCAAGTGATGGTGTAGATGCAATAGTTACAATGGCAGCTATAATAATGGGAATACAAACAGTAATTAGTAGAAATACTGATGCCAGAGAAGCTGTGGTAATTAATTTGGGAAAAATTAGTGGAGGAACTAAGGAAAATATAGTGCCTCAAAATGTGTTGTGCACTGGAACTATGAGAATATTATCAGAAGATGTAAAAGGTAAAACTAAAAGTAGATTAAAAGATATGGTTGAATATACAGCAAAAGCCTATGGTGGATCAGGAAAAATAACTTTTAAAGATAGTTATATTGCTTTAATTAATAATGATGAGTTTGTTGATATTGTAAAAGAAAATACAATTTCATTATTGGGAATGAAAAATTTAGAAGTAAAGAAATTAGCTAATATGGGAGTAGAGGACTTTGCTTATTATGTAGATAAAATTCCGGGAGCATTTTTTACATTGGGAACGAGAAATGAAAAGAAGGGGATAGTTCATCCTGCTCATAATGATAAATTTGATATAGATGAAGATGCATTGAAAATAGGTGTTGAGATGCAAATATTAAATATTTTTGCTGCCTATAAAAAGTTAAAAAAGGGGCAAAAGTGA
- the lysA gene encoding diaminopimelate decarboxylase, whose product MKLFKNMNIENNILNIGGLKVTDLAKKYTTPLYVMDINFIEERIKEFKDNFKSKHFKTEIIYASKAFLCKGMCKIIKNMDTHMDAVSGGELYLIKHSNFDMQKVHMHGNNKTYDELLMCFEYNIGCIIIDNYDEARKIVDIAKLKNKKMKVMIRVNVGIDAHTHEYIKTSKHNSKFGVSVYSKQLNEIIHLILKCNLLEFLGFQCHIGSQIFEKEAFLEEIKILIIESKKIENIFGIKIRELDIGGGFGVYYTSEDKPIPIKIFMEFLISTTEKILAEEQMSIEKLYIEPGRSIIANAGCTIYSIGGIKETYGGTKYIFVDGGMSDNIRPCLYQAKYEAIVANRASEDRVQKVTVAGKCCESGDVLIKDYLLQKCEVGDFLVIFSTGAYGYSMASNYNKIPRPAVIFIKDGKDFLAIKRESYDDLIKLDINY is encoded by the coding sequence ATGAAGTTATTTAAAAATATGAATATCGAAAATAATATTTTGAATATAGGTGGATTAAAAGTAACGGATCTTGCAAAAAAATATACTACACCTTTATATGTTATGGATATAAATTTTATTGAGGAAAGAATAAAAGAATTTAAGGATAATTTTAAAAGTAAACACTTTAAAACTGAGATTATATATGCATCTAAAGCTTTTTTATGTAAGGGAATGTGTAAAATAATAAAGAATATGGATACTCATATGGATGCAGTATCTGGAGGAGAATTATACCTTATAAAACATAGTAATTTTGATATGCAAAAAGTCCATATGCATGGAAATAATAAAACCTATGATGAGTTGTTAATGTGCTTTGAGTATAATATAGGTTGTATCATTATAGATAATTATGATGAGGCTAGAAAAATAGTGGACATAGCAAAATTAAAAAATAAAAAGATGAAAGTTATGATAAGAGTAAATGTAGGAATAGATGCACATACTCACGAATACATAAAAACTTCAAAGCATAATTCGAAATTTGGTGTATCTGTTTATTCAAAACAATTGAATGAAATTATACATTTAATATTAAAATGTAATCTATTAGAATTTTTAGGTTTTCAATGTCATATAGGATCTCAAATATTTGAAAAAGAAGCATTTTTAGAAGAAATTAAAATTTTAATAATTGAGAGTAAAAAAATAGAAAATATATTTGGAATAAAAATCAGAGAATTAGATATAGGAGGAGGATTTGGTGTATATTACACTTCTGAAGATAAACCTATTCCAATAAAAATATTTATGGAGTTTTTAATTAGTACAACAGAGAAAATTTTAGCAGAGGAGCAAATGTCTATTGAAAAATTATATATAGAACCTGGAAGAAGTATAATAGCTAATGCAGGATGTACAATTTATAGTATCGGCGGAATAAAGGAGACTTATGGTGGGACAAAATATATTTTTGTAGATGGTGGAATGAGTGATAATATTCGTCCTTGTCTTTATCAAGCTAAATACGAAGCAATAGTTGCTAATAGAGCATCTGAAGATAGAGTACAAAAAGTAACAGTTGCTGGTAAATGTTGTGAATCAGGAGATGTATTAATTAAAGATTATCTATTACAAAAATGTGAAGTAGGAGATTTTTTAGTAATATTTTCAACAGGAGCTTATGGCTATTCTATGGCTAGCAATTATAATAAAATACCAAGACCTGCAGTGATATTTATAAAAGATGGAAAAGATTTCTTGGCAATAAAAAGAGAATCGTATGATGATTTAATAAAGTTAGATATTAATTATTAA
- a CDS encoding TonB-dependent receptor, producing MKKRLFVMALFSTVQLFGENILDSNQNSVKLLESVITTERYDEIPLIETAKNITIITNEDIEKRGYRSIDEALNMIPGVFCTDGVYSIRGQVPKLADKTVVILVDGIPQNGMDNRKYDLDLIPIEEVSKIEVVPSGGAIMYGGNATAGVINIITKDESNKKYYGKVGAEIGSFKHKKFNVKLGGKITDKLSSDIDYSINKKHGYRDREKTDLDYLQFVTKYKITDGYIKVKYNYNKKSGDDRIAALSKKEYEENRKYNKHPGREAKNEENRFNFAFDKKLSNNLEFSSAIEYKDRSYKYNYPEEESIKKKKKVVIPAYTKRDKDTKSLYVNGQLKYNYGENNNIIVGVDYSKAKVKEKIYSYDSKDKKIYEGSDNHIDFKEIGGYALNRLFINKFLLTQGVRVEKNEFNENDILLAKSGMGFKKPLKKEYAHTKYSPTNTDYELTANYLLEKDKSVFLSYNRVKRSPSLTEYSSWDDKESPKKRAQTSNTIELGTKALFDNIYLSGSLFYIHTDKEIMYDPRYGAMSGKSFYNLNGKTERKGIELSSEQYISSLTFRQEFTYMNNKIKSGPYKGNYIPGVPTYMFGLGATYEMFTNILANIEMRYHGKAYASNDYKNEFSKVGSYTLTNISLRYNMENGLSIYGGIKNLFDKKYCNYVYTSQESKKIEMKYSPAPERTYYVGLEYKF from the coding sequence ATGAAAAAAAGATTATTTGTAATGGCATTATTTTCAACAGTTCAGTTATTTGGAGAAAATATATTAGATAGTAATCAAAATTCTGTAAAATTATTAGAATCAGTTATTACAACTGAGCGTTATGATGAAATTCCATTAATTGAAACAGCAAAAAATATAACTATAATAACAAATGAAGATATTGAAAAAAGAGGATATCGTAGTATTGATGAAGCTTTAAACATGATACCTGGAGTCTTTTGTACAGATGGTGTATATTCTATTAGGGGACAAGTTCCAAAATTAGCAGATAAAACAGTAGTAATTCTAGTAGATGGAATTCCACAAAATGGTATGGACAATAGAAAATACGACTTAGATTTAATTCCTATTGAAGAGGTTTCAAAAATAGAAGTAGTTCCATCAGGTGGGGCTATAATGTATGGAGGAAATGCTACTGCTGGGGTTATAAATATAATAACTAAAGATGAAAGTAACAAAAAATATTATGGAAAAGTTGGAGCTGAAATAGGTAGTTTTAAACATAAGAAGTTTAATGTTAAATTAGGTGGAAAAATAACTGATAAATTGAGTTCTGATATTGATTATTCTATAAATAAAAAGCATGGATATAGAGATAGAGAAAAAACAGATTTAGATTACTTACAATTTGTAACTAAATATAAAATAACAGATGGATATATAAAGGTTAAATATAACTATAATAAAAAATCTGGAGATGATAGGATAGCTGCTCTTAGTAAAAAAGAGTATGAGGAAAATCGTAAATATAACAAACATCCAGGAAGAGAAGCTAAAAATGAGGAAAATAGATTTAACTTTGCTTTTGATAAAAAATTAAGTAATAACCTAGAATTTTCTTCTGCTATTGAATATAAAGATAGAAGTTATAAATATAATTATCCAGAAGAGGAAAGTATAAAGAAAAAGAAAAAAGTTGTTATACCTGCATATACTAAAAGAGATAAAGATACGAAATCATTATATGTAAATGGTCAGTTAAAATATAATTATGGTGAGAATAATAATATTATAGTTGGAGTTGATTATTCTAAAGCTAAAGTTAAAGAGAAAATTTATTCTTATGATTCTAAAGATAAAAAAATATACGAAGGGTCTGATAATCATATAGATTTTAAAGAAATTGGTGGTTATGCATTAAATAGATTATTCATAAATAAATTTTTATTAACTCAAGGAGTAAGAGTAGAAAAAAATGAATTTAATGAAAATGATATACTTTTAGCAAAATCAGGAATGGGATTTAAAAAACCTTTGAAGAAAGAGTATGCACATACAAAATACTCACCAACAAATACAGATTATGAATTAACAGCAAATTATTTATTAGAAAAAGATAAATCTGTATTTTTGAGTTATAACAGGGTAAAAAGAAGTCCTAGTCTTACAGAATACTCAAGTTGGGATGATAAAGAGTCGCCGAAAAAAAGAGCTCAAACATCAAATACAATTGAACTTGGAACAAAAGCTCTATTTGATAATATATACTTATCAGGATCATTATTTTATATCCACACAGATAAAGAGATTATGTATGACCCAAGATACGGAGCAATGTCAGGAAAGAGTTTTTACAATTTAAATGGAAAAACTGAAAGGAAAGGAATTGAACTAAGTAGTGAACAATATATCTCTTCACTGACTTTTAGACAAGAATTCACATATATGAATAACAAAATAAAAAGTGGACCTTATAAAGGCAACTATATTCCTGGAGTTCCTACGTATATGTTTGGACTTGGAGCTACTTATGAAATGTTTACGAATATTTTAGCAAATATAGAAATGCGTTATCATGGAAAAGCTTATGCATCAAATGATTATAAGAATGAATTTAGTAAAGTTGGTAGTTATACACTAACAAATATTTCATTGCGTTATAATATGGAAAATGGATTATCTATTTATGGAGGAATAAAAAATTTATTTGACAAAAAATATTGTAATTATGTTTATACAAGCCAAGAAAGTAAAAAAATAGAGATGAAATATTCTCCAGCTCCAGAAAGAACCTATTATGTAGGATTAGAATACAAATTTTAA
- a CDS encoding TonB-dependent receptor has product MSKKLMILGLIVAANTYGGQLDKNYTTKLNESVITTERYEETPVLEISKNVTVVTGEEIEERGYKNVEEALTMIPSLNLIEGEISIRGQVPKMGNRTVVILVDGVPQNGMDNRVADLDFIPIEQVEKIEVLPSGGAVMYGGNASAGVINIVTKDNPDKKYWGRVGTEIGSFKYRKFNGTVGTKITNRLSSSVDYSTSDKKGYRRGEKTDLDFVQASADYKLDAGNIGFKYSHNKRDGSGRANALSRKEYEQDKKSNKYIGRNSKDIQDKYILNFDKKLTSNLEASGVLEYREREYKYRYPDDKNRPGYLNRDKKTDSFYSNIQLKYNYGNKSNVIIGTDYSKAKVKEKSYGYDGDLKDPILYNKKNTDTNFYAIGGYILNKLSYDKFLFTQGVRVEKNVFDEDIDALKTYKKNKKNYFVKPLEHEYSHSKFSPTNTDYELTANYLLDKDKSVYVSFNSVKRSPTLTEYSGWDIKDSPTRKSQQLDTIELGTKALFDNIYLAAATFYIHGKNEIMYDPAKLNNGGSFYNLNGKTERKGIELISEQYFGNLTLRQNFTYMDNKLVSGRYKGNKIPGVPWITAGAGATYEIIENLFLNADLKYTGKSYFANDFQNEKDKASSHTLTDISLRYNMENGLSIYGGIDNLFGKKYYNYAYLSGNDIKYSPAPERTYYVGLDYKF; this is encoded by the coding sequence GTGTCAAAAAAATTGATGATCTTAGGATTAATAGTTGCAGCAAATACTTATGGAGGACAATTAGATAAAAATTATACTACAAAGTTAAATGAGTCAGTTATTACTACTGAAAGATATGAGGAAACTCCAGTTTTAGAAATTTCGAAAAATGTAACAGTAGTTACAGGAGAAGAGATAGAAGAAAGAGGATATAAAAATGTAGAAGAAGCTTTAACAATGATTCCATCTTTAAATCTAATTGAAGGAGAAATTTCTATTAGAGGTCAAGTTCCTAAGATGGGAAATAGAACAGTTGTTATATTAGTTGATGGAGTACCTCAAAATGGTATGGATAATAGAGTAGCAGATCTTGATTTTATACCTATAGAACAGGTTGAAAAAATAGAAGTATTGCCATCAGGTGGTGCTGTAATGTATGGTGGGAATGCATCAGCTGGAGTAATAAATATTGTTACAAAAGATAATCCAGATAAGAAATATTGGGGTAGAGTTGGAACAGAAATAGGTAGTTTTAAATATAGAAAATTTAATGGAACAGTTGGAACAAAAATAACAAATAGATTAAGTTCAAGTGTTGACTACTCTACATCTGATAAAAAAGGTTATAGAAGAGGAGAAAAAACTGATTTAGATTTTGTACAAGCAAGTGCTGATTACAAATTAGATGCTGGAAATATAGGATTTAAATATAGTCATAATAAAAGAGATGGAAGTGGAAGAGCTAATGCTCTATCGAGAAAAGAATACGAGCAAGATAAAAAATCAAATAAATATATTGGAAGAAATTCAAAAGATATTCAAGATAAATATATATTGAATTTTGATAAAAAATTAACATCTAATTTAGAAGCTTCAGGGGTATTAGAATATAGAGAAAGAGAATATAAGTATAGATATCCAGATGATAAAAATAGACCTGGGTATTTAAATAGAGATAAAAAGACAGATTCTTTTTATAGTAATATACAGTTGAAATATAATTATGGGAATAAAAGTAATGTAATAATAGGAACAGATTACTCAAAAGCAAAAGTTAAAGAAAAAAGTTATGGTTATGATGGCGATTTAAAAGATCCTATTTTATATAATAAAAAGAATACAGATACTAATTTTTATGCGATAGGTGGATATATTTTAAATAAACTAAGTTATGATAAATTCTTATTTACTCAAGGAGTAAGAGTAGAAAAAAATGTATTTGATGAAGATATTGATGCATTAAAAACTTATAAGAAAAACAAAAAAAATTATTTTGTAAAGCCATTAGAACATGAATACTCACATTCAAAATTTTCACCAACAAATACAGATTATGAATTGACAGCAAATTATTTGTTAGATAAAGATAAGTCAGTATATGTAAGTTTTAATAGTGTTAAGAGAAGTCCTACTTTAACAGAGTATTCAGGTTGGGATATAAAAGATTCACCAACTAGAAAATCACAACAACTAGATACTATAGAATTAGGAACAAAAGCTTTATTTGATAATATATACTTAGCAGCAGCAACATTTTATATTCATGGTAAAAATGAAATTATGTATGATCCCGCTAAATTGAATAATGGTGGAAGTTTTTATAATTTAAATGGTAAAACAGAAAGAAAAGGGATAGAATTAATATCAGAACAATATTTTGGTAATTTAACATTAAGACAAAACTTTACTTATATGGATAATAAACTTGTAAGTGGAAGATATAAAGGGAATAAAATTCCTGGTGTACCATGGATTACTGCAGGAGCAGGAGCAACATATGAAATAATAGAAAATTTATTTTTAAATGCTGATTTAAAATACACTGGTAAATCTTATTTTGCAAATGATTTCCAAAATGAAAAAGATAAAGCATCTAGTCATACACTAACAGATATATCATTAAGATATAATATGGAAAATGGATTATCAATTTATGGTGGAATTGATAATTTATTTGGAAAGAAATATTATAATTATGCTTATTTAAGTGGTAATGATATAAAATATTCACCAGCTCCAGAAAGAACCTATTATGTAGGATTAGATTATAAATTTTAA